The following are encoded in a window of Onthophagus taurus isolate NC chromosome 3, IU_Otau_3.0, whole genome shotgun sequence genomic DNA:
- the LOC111413452 gene encoding uncharacterized protein, with product MWYEILPSAGIILVAMTFPHASAYIINKLALGNMYRRSMLTITDRYNYTRDKRLGDGNPYKIVGLEAVPN from the coding sequence ATGTGGTACGAAATTTTACCCAGTGCAGGAATTATTTTAGTGGCGATGACTTTCCCGCATGCCTCTGCTTATATCATCAACAAATTAGCACTTGGTAACATGTACAGAAGAAGTATGTTAACTATAACTGATAGATATAATTACACAAGAGATAAAAGACTTGGGGATGGAAATCCATATAAAATTGTGGGATTAGAAGCTGTTCCAAATTAA